The following nucleotide sequence is from Nitrosopumilus sp..
TGTAGCTTCAGAATCTATGAAAACTGTAAATAAAGAATTTCGTCAAAATGTCAAAGAAAAAGTAGGATATGATGATACACATATAGATATTTTATCAAGAGATTTAGAAAAACATCATAAAGAAATTGAAGATGCAACACCAAAGAAAAATCAATTGCAAGAACAACAAAGAAAATTGCAAGAAGAAGTTGAAGATTTAAGAAAAAAAGTAGAAGAAGAAGCTCCAAAAACTGAAAAAATTAACCAACTAGAATCCAGAAAAAAAGAACTCATAGAATATGCAAAAGATGCAATTCATGAAATTCAGCAAGAAATTAACGAAAATGAGCGTAAAATACGCGATTGTGAAGGATGTTTTGAGCCTGCAAAACTAAAAGAAGATTTTGAATCTAAAATTGAAAAAGTGGAACAGGCATTAGAAGACACATTAAATAAAATTCAAAATATGAAAAACCAAACAGCATCTCTTAAAGAAAAACAATTACTTGCATCAAAATTACAATTAAAAGATCATAAATGCCCAGTTTGTGATTCAAAGGTAGAAAAACTAAACCCACTTTTTCAAGAAGAACACCTGCACCAAGAATTAGAATCCCTACAAGAGCAAATTATTTCCAAAGAAAAAGAACATCAAATGTATAATCAAAAAAGAAAAGAATTCTTAGAGAAATTACAATCTGCAAGAGATGCTGAAGCAACACTCAAAGCACATTCAATTAATTCCAAAGAAGAATTAGATAAAATTCAAGAAGAAGTAAAAACAAAAAAACAAAATATTCAAAAAATTCCAGCAACTGGGAGTACAAATTTAATTGAAATTTCACATATTGACTCACATGCAAAAATCATTTTTGAGAACATTTCTGAATTGGAATTAGAAGTCAAGGGATTTGATGAACAAGAATTTTTGAATCTAAAACAAACCGTCAATCAAAAACAGATGGAACTTTCACAGATTGATCAACAGATTGGAGCCATTTTGGAAAAAATATCCAAAGGAAGAGAGCAAATCAAGACTATTGAAAATGCAATAACAGAATTAAAAATAGTAAAAGAGTACGTTACAAATCTTGAAGAGATTCAAAATAATGTTTTTAGTAGAGACGGACCTGTAGCTACAAGCTTGAGATCATGGGCTCTTAATGCAATTTCAGCCAAAGCATCAGAATATTTAGCGCTACTCAATACAAAAATTCAGAGAATTCAACTTACAGAAAAAGCCAGAGATATTTCAATAATTTGTAATTCAAAAACAGAAGAATTGGATTTAGAGTCACTTAGCGGAGGAGAAAAAGTCAGTGTGGCATTATCTTTGAGATTAGGCATGGCAAGTCTTTTAGGAGCATCAAATCTGAATTTGATGATACTAGACGAACCAACTACACATCTGGATGCTGAAAGAAAGAAATCACTGGTAGGAGTATTATCTCAACTATCAAATATTTCAAATT
It contains:
- a CDS encoding SMC family ATPase, coding for MITSIELGDFLAHSNTNLDFDNGVTVFVGQNGAGKSSIIDAITFALFGQHTRKSNKGLIKRGSNQGFAQVSFSINGKNYEAVRKIDSKGTLSAKFTEIAGDERIEIAAGERKQFGESMTQEVEKAIGLDFEKLKVASIVQQGELNAIINAKPKEFKELLNAIIGIDKLDVASESMKTVNKEFRQNVKEKVGYDDTHIDILSRDLEKHHKEIEDATPKKNQLQEQQRKLQEEVEDLRKKVEEEAPKTEKINQLESRKKELIEYAKDAIHEIQQEINENERKIRDCEGCFEPAKLKEDFESKIEKVEQALEDTLNKIQNMKNQTASLKEKQLLASKLQLKDHKCPVCDSKVEKLNPLFQEEHLHQELESLQEQIISKEKEHQMYNQKRKEFLEKLQSARDAEATLKAHSINSKEELDKIQEEVKTKKQNIQKIPATGSTNLIEISHIDSHAKIIFENISELELEVKGFDEQEFLNLKQTVNQKQMELSQIDQQIGAILEKISKGREQIKTIENAITELKIVKEYVTNLEEIQNNVFSRDGPVATSLRSWALNAISAKASEYLALLNTKIQRIQLTEKARDISIICNSKTEELDLESLSGGEKVSVALSLRLGMASLLGASNLNLMILDEPTTHLDAERKKSLVGVLSQLSNISNSEKPMQFLIITHDAEIFEDSTVEQIYKFESSEQGSKVTTL